From Sporosarcina sp. Te-1, the proteins below share one genomic window:
- a CDS encoding T7SS effector LXG polymorphic toxin produces MKILAVHPFQEGLRNMLTALNRLGTEMKAIETTIETFVALDEAFKGEGGQAIRSFYDEVHLPFIQLFHMMQSDFVNVLERMTAALTALEPHPSGWIRESFLEGEVEQGLDEIARITASLTDEANQIMNKVADIVALPHLDDSNVQDGVYTAKRKRDNTVTELNTFDSEQTNALIAIDNHLQVMERWIADASSLFTENMSDIHYDTGQWAELLAKNLLQTDMDYRGTVLASVMTGSKSKEQLGKDLEASINEMEKVHEKEEMEKLYAEMAKYSPSENVELNRQAYATDGNPDMDFRAVKGPVEPMFGGGMIPPGFGGFVLGAVKGALDFLFLEDVKTILDKDATFTQKATAAFFLTPFGKGPKAAQKTYKLSRTAMGGTIKKVEKVEGPKKTGGLEGTKGTDNGVPSYGKNSVPIGPYREVNGFPVKVKPGAQEKHIPNTPNYKQEIANGRNKSIFYGDNKTAQELLDKFAGKGQLLPNGKKERVDFGKPIGKYYDRDTGKYLETTKGLIHYGKDGAHIVPSRP; encoded by the coding sequence GTGAAAATACTGGCAGTCCATCCGTTTCAAGAAGGATTGCGAAATATGTTGACTGCGTTGAATCGGCTCGGAACTGAAATGAAAGCCATCGAAACAACAATCGAGACATTTGTGGCGTTAGACGAAGCATTTAAAGGGGAAGGGGGTCAAGCCATCCGTTCGTTCTATGATGAAGTGCATTTGCCGTTCATCCAGCTCTTCCATATGATGCAGAGTGACTTTGTGAATGTACTGGAACGAATGACAGCTGCATTAACTGCATTGGAACCACATCCTTCAGGATGGATCCGAGAAAGCTTTCTAGAAGGGGAAGTGGAGCAGGGCCTGGATGAAATAGCCCGAATAACCGCAAGTCTGACAGACGAAGCGAATCAAATCATGAACAAAGTGGCCGACATCGTTGCCTTGCCGCATCTGGACGACAGCAATGTACAGGACGGCGTTTACACAGCGAAGCGAAAACGCGATAATACAGTCACGGAGCTAAATACGTTTGATTCAGAGCAAACCAATGCCCTAATAGCGATAGACAACCATCTGCAAGTGATGGAACGCTGGATTGCGGACGCATCCAGCCTATTTACAGAAAACATGTCCGATATTCACTACGACACGGGGCAATGGGCCGAGCTGCTCGCCAAGAACCTCTTACAGACGGACATGGATTACAGAGGCACCGTGCTGGCCAGTGTCATGACCGGATCAAAATCGAAGGAACAGCTCGGAAAAGACCTCGAAGCCTCGATCAATGAGATGGAGAAAGTCCATGAGAAAGAGGAAATGGAGAAGCTTTACGCTGAAATGGCCAAGTACTCTCCATCAGAAAATGTCGAGCTCAACCGGCAAGCCTATGCGACAGACGGCAATCCCGACATGGACTTTCGCGCAGTCAAAGGTCCAGTGGAGCCTATGTTCGGCGGCGGCATGATCCCGCCTGGTTTTGGCGGATTCGTGCTAGGTGCTGTAAAAGGTGCTCTTGACTTCCTGTTCCTTGAAGATGTCAAAACTATCTTAGACAAGGACGCAACATTCACACAAAAAGCGACCGCTGCCTTTTTCCTGACCCCGTTTGGAAAAGGTCCCAAGGCAGCTCAAAAAACCTATAAGTTGAGCAGAACGGCAATGGGAGGGACGATTAAGAAGGTTGAAAAGGTGGAGGGGCCGAAGAAGACAGGTGGGTTGGAAGGGACTAAGGGTACGGATAATGGTGTACCTTCTTATGGTAAGAATTCAGTACCTATCGGACCTTATAGAGAAGTCAATGGGTTCCCAGTTAAAGTAAAGCCAGGTGCTCAAGAGAAACATATTCCTAATACCCCAAATTACAAACAAGAAATTGCAAATGGAAGAAATAAGAGTATTTTCTATGGTGATAATAAAACAGCACAAGAACTGCTTGATAAGTTTGCGGGGAAAGGACAACTACTACCGAACGGTAAAAAAGAAAGAGTAGACTTTGGTAAACCAATTGGGAAATACTATGATCGCGATA
- a CDS encoding ribonuclease YeeF family protein: protein MKILKVSTFSEGLENNKEMLDRLEGEIKKIDETIQKLVGMEEELKGKGGSAIRSFYKECHLPFLQFMQLFKSNFYSVLSQMKGALEALEPNPDGYIQESYLEGDVEVGLSEISRITASLTDEANTIMDKVSDIVALPKLSDSDVQTGVDNAKKQRDQTIADLNTFDMTQTESLTSVEADLLTMELWVADIQGLMEQNLTDISFPTEQWAKYSSTTPLQVVMDHRTTTVGGKLSSGETKDQAGNGYFKLEDLKEMLKVSDRSSIEERMAVTDKPLEELAEGNIIWKREHGNHVVSKGAPINYDSLGVRPDKLDLYGHDVNYMVKDGKLIIFKDNPDLQYYTQGAEMGRFNYYSAKSAEAVANFYGTAGIFKVLGKIPGSTKAVDLFNKKMPLPHAGTIGKGVASYEIQKKVPVWGEIIGTTVPSIGTKEVILYLSEDEGKNWPHRVRFVITPNGEVTTKKFKG from the coding sequence ATGAAAATCCTCAAAGTCAGTACCTTTTCAGAAGGGCTTGAAAATAATAAGGAAATGCTCGATCGTCTCGAAGGGGAAATTAAAAAAATTGATGAGACCATCCAGAAACTTGTTGGGATGGAGGAAGAGCTAAAAGGAAAGGGCGGCAGCGCCATCCGATCCTTTTATAAGGAATGTCATTTGCCGTTTCTCCAGTTCATGCAATTGTTCAAAAGCAATTTCTATAGCGTCCTTTCTCAAATGAAAGGAGCACTTGAAGCGCTTGAACCAAATCCGGACGGCTATATCCAAGAGAGCTATCTAGAAGGAGACGTAGAAGTGGGACTGTCGGAAATCTCCAGGATTACAGCCAGCCTGACAGATGAAGCGAATACGATTATGGATAAGGTTTCTGATATTGTCGCCTTACCCAAATTGAGTGACAGCGACGTCCAGACAGGCGTGGATAATGCGAAGAAGCAAAGAGATCAGACAATCGCCGACTTAAATACATTCGATATGACACAAACCGAATCGTTAACAAGTGTAGAAGCCGATTTGCTGACGATGGAACTTTGGGTAGCGGACATTCAAGGATTAATGGAACAGAACTTAACAGACATTTCTTTCCCAACTGAACAGTGGGCTAAGTATTCCTCCACTACGCCATTGCAAGTCGTCATGGACCATAGAACAACGACCGTCGGCGGCAAGTTGTCCAGCGGGGAAACGAAGGACCAAGCAGGAAACGGCTATTTCAAGCTGGAAGACTTAAAAGAAATGCTGAAGGTGTCGGACCGTTCGTCCATCGAAGAACGAATGGCAGTAACGGATAAACCGCTGGAAGAGCTGGCGGAAGGAAATATTATTTGGAAACGAGAACATGGAAATCATGTCGTCAGTAAAGGAGCGCCAATCAATTACGATTCGCTCGGCGTACGGCCAGACAAACTGGATCTTTACGGACATGATGTCAACTATATGGTGAAAGACGGAAAGCTCATCATCTTCAAAGACAATCCGGATTTACAGTATTACACACAGGGAGCCGAAATGGGCCGCTTTAATTATTATTCAGCCAAATCGGCAGAAGCAGTGGCTAATTTCTATGGAACGGCAGGCATATTCAAAGTGTTAGGGAAAATACCCGGCTCTACTAAAGCCGTTGATCTCTTTAATAAGAAGATGCCATTACCTCACGCAGGAACAATCGGCAAAGGGGTCGCCTCATATGAAATCCAAAAGAAAGTGCCAGTGTGGGGAGAAATTATTGGGACGACGGTACCTTCGATCGGAACAAAAGAAGTCATTTTATATCTTAGTGAGGATGAAGGGAAGAATTGGCCCCATCGGGTTCGCTTTGTCATAACCCCGAATGGAGAAGTCACTACCAAAAAATTTAAAGGGTAA
- a CDS encoding YwqI/YxiC family protein, which produces MTEMKIVYEEVESKLGEIQGATEELDPTAVAAITQNQLDVVTKLTELQSKLETLLTNYQTLLKKNVETTENSVQFLRAADETIGKGIAAAQNALGLKGAIE; this is translated from the coding sequence ATGACGGAAATGAAGATTGTTTACGAAGAGGTTGAAAGCAAATTAGGCGAAATCCAAGGGGCGACAGAGGAACTGGATCCCACAGCGGTGGCGGCCATCACTCAAAATCAATTGGATGTCGTGACGAAATTAACGGAATTGCAATCAAAATTAGAGACTCTCTTAACCAATTATCAAACGTTGCTCAAAAAAAATGTGGAAACAACGGAAAACTCGGTCCAATTCTTGCGGGCGGCCGATGAAACGATCGGGAAAGGGATTGCCGCGGCTCAAAATGCATTGGGTCTGAAGGGAGCGATCGAATGA
- a CDS encoding DUF5082 family protein yields MIGFYIALKAKKMKDVARLQACKGELSGKQSEFHDNEKKCMEPELTLTTWHGNHAEEFDEVREADIHASYVELSGDQFTKAYDAIDAKIAELNAEIESIQATIDRLLAEQEAAREAAEKETAKQGSK; encoded by the coding sequence TTGATAGGATTCTACATTGCCTTGAAGGCGAAGAAAATGAAAGATGTGGCCAGATTGCAGGCGTGCAAAGGAGAACTATCCGGCAAGCAAAGTGAGTTTCACGATAACGAAAAGAAATGCATGGAGCCTGAGTTGACACTGACGACATGGCACGGAAATCACGCCGAAGAATTTGATGAAGTCCGGGAGGCGGATATTCATGCTTCTTACGTAGAGCTTTCCGGGGATCAATTTACGAAAGCGTACGATGCCATTGATGCGAAAATTGCTGAACTAAATGCCGAGATAGAGAGCATTCAGGCAACGATAGACCGGTTGTTGGCGGAGCAGGAGGCTGCAAGGGAAGCGGCGGAAAAGGAAACTGCAAAACAAGGAAGTAAATAA
- a CDS encoding type VII secretion EssA family protein, producing the protein MKLTRLVVMVSLLCSVTFLTEKSGSATAEDSIEELEPVLYEKLKFNKNTDYLHDAGKIEMKNTLPEKQFNLHFDGSRRLPIRGDSSYLFRSDVRSERSTVAARSEEIGLFTKTATRKNEATVSSYIPVEQQTDSNGRTLLFILLIVIGTVVLFTVFIPKTIQESPVRERKRRKTV; encoded by the coding sequence ATGAAACTAACCAGATTGGTTGTCATGGTGTCGCTACTGTGCAGCGTTACATTCCTCACGGAGAAAAGCGGATCGGCCACTGCCGAGGACTCCATTGAGGAATTGGAGCCTGTCCTCTATGAGAAATTAAAGTTCAATAAGAATACCGATTATTTACATGACGCTGGCAAAATCGAAATGAAAAATACACTTCCTGAAAAGCAATTCAACCTTCATTTTGACGGGAGCCGCCGGTTGCCGATCCGCGGAGACAGCTCCTATCTCTTCAGGAGTGATGTACGCAGTGAAAGAAGTACCGTAGCGGCCAGGTCAGAGGAAATCGGCCTTTTTACTAAGACAGCCACCCGAAAGAACGAGGCAACTGTCAGTTCGTATATCCCGGTTGAGCAGCAGACAGACAGCAACGGCCGGACCCTGCTATTCATTTTGTTGATCGTGATTGGTACGGTCGTACTCTTCACGGTGTTCATTCCGAAAACCATTCAGGAATCCCCTGTCAGGGAGAGGAAAAGGAGGAAAACAGTTTGA
- the esaA gene encoding type VII secretion protein EsaA, translating into MNSSKRKKIKLIAGLLVILAVPILFFQLMGGSLLHMSGHQKRVIAIVNEDLGVARDGEPVEMGKEVVSILSDNSQYEWKVMGRGTATNGLKSNQYEAIVYIPSDFSDRVMSYDEQSPEKAEFTYQVQRQKDGSQKERVLREIEEASNRVNEKISTLYWSYVANEMDHIKKEFDKILTKETEFLDAMSAYYMSGSEQLAEKMRQQKEQVEGLRSLIGNAGEAHASHIQSTEAFSSELSEFISYVERYKYYQAEQKELLLHMQNSSLEKIKQAAAVQAERYNESLQTLEENNEELNSHITEVNEAIDANKERLLALADMREQQVARQVEELLTVQGTAIDRYAYRLFNRIGKEVEAGKNGGLSTGHSGQIDGLPYVKDWAAIKEQITSKTTEKAGRTTPNMAEEQQEMQAILAGLSSLKSKLGEDEASQQLGADITQLETEMQSLHDAVMEKAQTLNEMVSTDTGDYRTASTEFNELQASFETLAEKYEGLRIILENNTPDQAAIRYAIGLKEEALLKNPALSAVEKEQLGNVFKQNNAHVNFDSLLAYFAKLDQYEFMLEERQGGTTKQELLQDELTRELLEEVVELNEAELDSWKALGTSIPETELSMENVSSSFAAIMSGYEKSMEEQHTELQNDLDTLDEQASALLAQLQSTEGEPAQNVSEGQVMGGQQNVSSQLASLSSQMVSLSDRQNGLVNYASDLYGKANDIKESSLAFGNKWQTNLHEMSAFKDDIQSYLANTYVDGQENGYVFNYLVNPLEVKGEAMVADEMTKVPPLILFIILLLSSLAIGYFTHRFKGASILWDLGMVTILSLLVGLIISLYSVNMYILRDDRAIEWTIFTVLLLLAGSAIIKTALDVSPGLGWLASIVLMGLYIMPLLVLGVPEIKIPDLVSKVFISIKYDPETLFGWGTAIVATIAVIMLTISYFVNRPKDGEPPVVEEI; encoded by the coding sequence ATGAATAGCAGCAAACGAAAAAAGATAAAATTGATCGCCGGGTTGTTAGTCATACTCGCCGTCCCCATCTTGTTCTTTCAGTTGATGGGCGGCAGTCTGCTGCATATGAGCGGCCATCAGAAGCGGGTCATCGCAATTGTGAACGAAGATCTTGGCGTTGCGAGAGATGGAGAGCCGGTCGAGATGGGGAAGGAGGTCGTCTCCATCCTGTCCGACAATTCTCAGTACGAATGGAAAGTGATGGGACGCGGAACAGCGACGAACGGGTTGAAATCAAACCAGTATGAAGCCATCGTCTATATCCCTTCCGATTTTTCAGATCGGGTCATGTCGTATGACGAGCAAAGCCCGGAAAAAGCAGAGTTTACGTATCAAGTCCAACGACAGAAGGACGGATCGCAAAAGGAACGAGTGCTTCGGGAAATCGAGGAAGCCTCCAATCGGGTGAATGAAAAAATCTCAACTCTCTATTGGAGCTATGTCGCCAATGAAATGGATCATATCAAAAAAGAATTCGATAAGATTTTGACAAAAGAGACTGAATTCCTAGATGCCATGTCGGCTTACTACATGTCGGGTTCCGAACAATTGGCAGAAAAGATGAGACAGCAGAAGGAGCAAGTGGAAGGGCTCCGTTCCCTGATCGGCAATGCGGGCGAAGCGCACGCATCGCATATCCAAAGTACGGAAGCTTTCAGTTCGGAACTGTCGGAGTTCATTTCGTATGTTGAGAGGTATAAGTACTATCAGGCGGAGCAAAAGGAACTGCTGCTCCATATGCAAAACAGCAGCCTGGAGAAAATTAAGCAGGCAGCCGCTGTGCAAGCTGAGCGTTACAATGAATCCCTGCAAACCTTGGAGGAAAATAACGAGGAGTTGAACTCCCATATCACGGAAGTGAATGAGGCGATTGATGCTAATAAAGAGCGGCTCCTTGCTTTGGCAGACATGCGGGAGCAGCAAGTGGCCCGCCAGGTGGAGGAGTTGCTGACAGTCCAGGGAACCGCCATTGACCGGTATGCCTATAGACTTTTCAATCGAATCGGAAAAGAAGTGGAAGCTGGGAAGAATGGTGGGTTATCGACCGGGCATTCAGGACAGATCGATGGCCTTCCGTATGTAAAAGACTGGGCTGCCATCAAGGAACAAATAACCTCCAAGACAACGGAAAAAGCCGGTCGCACAACGCCGAATATGGCGGAAGAACAGCAGGAAATGCAAGCGATTTTGGCGGGCTTGTCCTCGCTTAAATCCAAATTGGGTGAGGATGAAGCGAGCCAGCAGCTAGGTGCGGACATCACACAGTTGGAAACTGAAATGCAATCGCTGCATGATGCGGTCATGGAGAAGGCTCAAACGCTAAATGAAATGGTGAGTACGGACACGGGTGATTACAGAACAGCCTCGACGGAATTCAACGAATTGCAGGCGTCATTCGAAACATTGGCGGAAAAATACGAAGGCTTGCGGATCATCTTGGAGAATAATACACCCGATCAGGCGGCGATCCGATATGCCATCGGATTAAAAGAAGAAGCATTGCTGAAAAACCCGGCACTGTCGGCTGTAGAAAAAGAACAGCTTGGCAATGTATTCAAGCAAAATAATGCTCATGTGAATTTTGACTCGCTCCTTGCCTATTTTGCGAAGCTGGACCAATACGAATTCATGCTGGAAGAGCGCCAGGGAGGAACAACAAAGCAAGAGTTGCTCCAGGATGAATTGACAAGGGAGCTGCTGGAAGAGGTCGTCGAACTCAATGAGGCGGAATTGGACAGCTGGAAAGCCCTCGGCACCAGCATTCCAGAGACGGAACTTAGCATGGAAAATGTAAGCTCCTCATTCGCAGCGATCATGTCGGGTTATGAAAAATCAATGGAAGAGCAGCATACGGAGTTGCAAAACGACCTGGATACGCTCGACGAACAGGCGTCAGCCCTGTTGGCACAACTGCAATCGACGGAAGGGGAGCCTGCTCAGAATGTATCCGAGGGGCAAGTAATGGGCGGACAACAAAATGTCAGTTCGCAGCTTGCATCGTTAAGCAGTCAAATGGTATCGCTGTCCGATCGGCAAAACGGATTGGTCAATTATGCCTCGGACCTGTATGGAAAAGCGAACGATATAAAGGAAAGTTCATTGGCCTTCGGTAATAAATGGCAGACGAATCTACATGAAATGTCGGCATTCAAAGACGACATTCAAAGCTATTTGGCGAACACCTATGTGGATGGGCAAGAAAATGGGTACGTCTTCAATTATTTAGTGAATCCGCTGGAAGTGAAAGGAGAGGCGATGGTGGCAGACGAGATGACCAAAGTGCCGCCTTTAATCCTCTTCATCATCCTGCTTCTCAGCAGTCTCGCGATTGGCTACTTCACGCACCGGTTTAAAGGGGCTTCCATTCTATGGGATCTTGGGATGGTTACAATCCTTTCGCTGCTTGTCGGATTGATCATCAGTTTATATAGCGTAAACATGTACATTTTACGCGACGACCGTGCCATCGAGTGGACAATTTTCACGGTTCTGCTGCTTCTTGCTGGATCGGCTATTATCAAAACGGCACTCGATGTAAGTCCAGGACTCGGGTGGCTCGCATCGATCGTATTGATGGGATTATATATCATGCCATTACTCGTGCTTGGCGTACCAGAAATCAAAATTCCTGATTTGGTATCGAAAGTGTTCATCTCGATTAAGTATGATCCCGAAACACTCTTTGGGTGGGGGACCGCCATCGTCGCGACTATAGCGGTCATTATGTTAACCATCTCCTATTTTGTGAACCGTCCGAAAGATGGGGAGCCGCCGGTAGTGGAAGAGATATGA